The following nucleotide sequence is from Candidatus Hydrogenedentota bacterium.
GCCGATCAGGTCCAGCAATACCAGGATCTCGGCTATGTCGCCGGCACGCGCATCCTCACCGACGCCCAGTGCGACGTCCTCTGCGAGGAGCTGGCCGAAATAACGAATCCGAAGCACCCCGGCAATTCTCTGTTTTACGAGTACAACTCCAACGAGTCCGCCGATCCCAACACCGTGCTCTTCCACGCCCTCGGCGCGTGGCGCGTAACCCCCGGCTTCCATGACATCCTCTGGAACCCCGCCTTCACCCGCGCCGCAAGCGATCTGCTGGGGGGCTCCGTGCGCTTCTGGCACGATCAACTCTTCTGCAAACCCGCAAAGCACGGCGGCGTCGTCGCCTGGCACCAGGACTACTCCTATTGGACCCGCACGCAGCCCATGCAACACCTCACCTGCTGGATCGGCCTGGACGACGCGGATGAAGAGAACGGTTGCCTTTACTACGTGCCCGGTAGTCACACCTGGCCACTCCTGCCCATCACCGGGCTCGCGGGCGACATGGATGCGATTCAATCGGTCCTGTCCGACGAACAGAAGGAAGCCTTCAAACCGATACCCATCCGCCTGAAGCGCGGCCAGTGCGCTTTTCACCATCCCCTGCTTGTCCACGGATCCTACGACAACAAATCACCCCGCTCGCGCCGCGCCGTGGTGCTCAATGTGGTCCGCGATGGTGTGCGCTCCGAGTCCGACGACGCGCTTCTTGAAGGGGTGCCGCCCCTCGGAAAAGGCACGCCCCTCTCGGGGCAGTTTTTCCCCGTACTGTACGAAGCGGGAAGCTGATTCACCGACGGATTTTGGACACCCGGCCCGCCTTGTCCGAAAAGTGGACACAATCGCGGACGCAAATCGATCAACACGCCGCACATCACTGATGTGCGGCTTTTTTCTTGCCTCAACGCGGATTTTTGTGTTGAAAATACGTTGCCAATCTTCTACTATCCAAGGACTTTTCTACTTGGGCATCAGGAACGAAAAACCCCATGCGCGAATACGATCTGCTCGTTGGAATCCTCGCGTGCCAGCTTCGGCTGGTTTCGCGCGGATCCCTCGTTCATTTCGCCGCCGCATTGCGTCAGACGCAGGACCAATCCCTTCTGGAATACCTCGTCGATTCCAAGGCCCTTTCGGAAAAGGACCAGGCCTTCCTTTGCCGGATCGTCGATACGATCATCCACGCCCATCACGGCGATGAAAAGTCGGCGCTAAAAGCCTTTGGCGGCGACGAGGCCGCAAGAGAGGTCTTCTCCGGCTCCATCGCAAAAACGGACCAGGGATGGGGCCCCGCCGAGGACCAGACCATTCTCGCCGAGATCCTCCCCCACGGGCTCCCCCCTCAGATCCTGCCCGAGACTATCGGACGATATACCCGTGGCTCGGAGTACGCCCGCGGCGGCATCGGCCGTATCCTCCTCGTCCACGACGAACAGATTGGCCGCGACGTTATCCTGAAGGAGCTGCTGCCCGAGCACATCGTCAGTCCCACGGACAGCACGCTATCCCAGGCGCCGCAACCGGAGAGCCCACGCAGCCCC
It contains:
- a CDS encoding phytanoyl-CoA dioxygenase family protein — protein: MDLSTRHEPVGNLFDEQLAATDPAVFHLSADQVQQYQDLGYVAGTRILTDAQCDVLCEELAEITNPKHPGNSLFYEYNSNESADPNTVLFHALGAWRVTPGFHDILWNPAFTRAASDLLGGSVRFWHDQLFCKPAKHGGVVAWHQDYSYWTRTQPMQHLTCWIGLDDADEENGCLYYVPGSHTWPLLPITGLAGDMDAIQSVLSDEQKEAFKPIPIRLKRGQCAFHHPLLVHGSYDNKSPRSRRAVVLNVVRDGVRSESDDALLEGVPPLGKGTPLSGQFFPVLYEAGS